A genomic region of Gallus gallus isolate bGalGal1 chromosome 19, bGalGal1.mat.broiler.GRCg7b, whole genome shotgun sequence contains the following coding sequences:
- the LOC121107206 gene encoding outer dense fiber protein 3-like isoform X1, translating to MPASMDGAWVGTWRPHRPRGLISAQFPSPGPQYSIPGTTGYVGHSPTKARAPAYTFRGTKPPAAGSCGPGPCYFVEPAITRNGKYVAPGAQLRGRPATKTTVTPGPSDYRTEAANRHVFKCPPVQSMAFRREPLRTDHPPGPGTYTLPRLMGPNTVYTSASPCYSVRGRSQRGRFDEDLAKTPGPAALPKVPVDAYKTRAPAYTMAARPKAGEGKAAKPGPADYSVGRVTLIKPQAPASTFGIRHSLYTTPLIVE from the exons ATGCCTGCCAGCATGGACGGAGCCTGGGTGGGGACCTGGAGACCTCATCGCCCACGCGGCCTCATCTCGGCCCAGTTCCCCAGCCCCGGGCCCCAGTACTCCATCCCGGGGACAACAG gTTATGTGGGCCACAGCCCCACCAAAGCCCGTGCCCCCGCCTACACGTTTAGAGGGACCAAACCGCCTGCGGCAGGGAGCTGCGGGCCAGGTCCCTGCTACTTTGTGGAGCCCGCCATCACCAGGAACGGGAAGTACGTGGCTCCGGGCGCCCAGCTCCGGGGACGACCCGCGACGAAGACCACCGTCACTCCCGGACCAA GTGACTACCGCACCGAGGCAGCCAACAGGCACGTCTTCAAGTGCCCACCGGTGCAGTCCATGGCCTTCCGGCGGGAGCCCCTCCGGACAGACCACCCTCCAG gtcctggcaCCTACACGCTGCCCAGGCTGATGGGGCCCAACACAGTCTACACATCGGCCAGCCCCTGCTACTCTGTGAGGGGAAGGAGCCAGCGAGGTCGGTTTGACGAAGACCTTGCCAAG ACTCCGGGTCCTGCGGCGCTCCCCAAAGTGCCTGTGGATGCCTACAAGACCAGGGCGCCCGCGTACACGATGGCAGCCCGACCAAAAGCTGGAGAGGGCAAAGCAGCGAAGCCCGGGCCGGCAGACTACAGCGTAGGCCGG GTGACGCTGATCAAGCCCCAGGCGCCTGCATCCACGTTTGGAATCCGGCATTCCCTCTACACAACCCCTCTCATCGTGGAGTGA
- the LOC121107183 gene encoding skin secretory protein xP2-like, with protein MLSFPPLYKEDLSFGSVTPARRRDSSRNTRRCAVTPPQQRAAHSRRSGGERAAPGRGGGAPARAHPRPARASPARRVPPLLSDGLRAPLQGKPAPPAPAPAPAPPAGTEELQPVHLAERRGQPEELHVVQVLHLLDQALPVRPQLLDPAPHCGDGHGVGRGPGLGAPARGLPSRSKSFRKALSFLPRAPAAAFLRAGAMRAEERRERTEPRSCSRTAPQHRPRRVQPPPDARLLSNQSSASGGAANRHPARCDDARRGDRPRAAVLRLAEERAAEPGLSELLRRGPRCPSLADALEGLRDAEPYYRHLHRPVAGRGGAGRGSPARAAAAAAAACKEEFWEATQRCQIGDSKHCALCF; from the exons ATGCTTTCATTCCCTCcact ctacAAAGAAGATCTTTCCTTTGGAAGCGTCACTCCGGCACGTCGCCGGGACAGCTCCCGCAACACACGCAGGTGCGCCGTAACGCCGCcgcagcagcgggcagcgcaCAGCAGGCGTTCCGGCGGCGAGCGAGCGGCCCCGGGCAGAGGGGGCGGCGCACCCGCCCGCGCCCACCCGCGTCCTGCTCGCGCGAGCCCCGCGCGCCGCGTCCCACCGCTCCTCAGCGACGGCCTCCGAGCGCCGCTTCAGGGGaagcccgccccgcccgcgcccgcgcccgcgcccgcgccccccgccggtACCGAAGAACTCCAGCCAGTTCATCTCGCGGAGCGCCGCGGGCAGCCGGAGGAGCTCCACGTCGTACAggttctccatctccttgacCAGGCGCTCCCCGTTCGTCCGCAGCTGCTCGACCCGGCTCCTCACTGCGGGGACGGACACGGCGTCGGACGCGGCCCGGGCCTCGGCGCGCCCGCCCGCGGCCTACCCTCCCGGTCGAAGTCCTTCAGGAAGGCGCTCAGCTTCCTGCCGcgcgcgcccgcggccgccttCCTGCGGGCAGGAGCCATGAGGGCCGAGGAACGGCGCGAGCGCACCGAGCCCCGCTCCTGCTCCCGCACGGCGCCACAGCACCGCCCGCGCCGCGTTCAACCGCCGCCCGACGCGCGCCTGCTGTCCAATCAGAGCTCCGCGAGCGGCGGCGCAGCCAATCGGCACCCGGCGCGGTGTGATGACGCACGGCGCGGCGACCGCCCCCGGGCCGCTGTGCTGCGCCTGGCCGAGGAGCGAGCGGCGGAGCCGGGCCTGAGCGAGCTGCTGCGGcgcgggccgcgctgcccgtcgTTGGCCGACGCGCTGGAGGGCCTGCGGGACGCGGAGCCTTACTACCGGCACCTGCACCGTCCCgtggcggggcggggcggggcggggcggggctccCCGGccagggctgcggctgcggctgcggctgcgtgCAAGGAGGAGTTTTGGGAGGCCACTCAAAGATGTCAAATCGGGGATTCCAAACACTGTGCGCTGTGCTTCTGA